In the genome of Bradysia coprophila strain Holo2 unplaced genomic scaffold, BU_Bcop_v1 contig_232, whole genome shotgun sequence, one region contains:
- the LOC119076706 gene encoding serine/threonine-protein phosphatase Pgam5, mitochondrial-like isoform X1: MTNLARIQKLAALAVGGAGGVAIYLYAVKREQSPFVENSWTTNVVVPDEAKWDFNWDHRDPKSIVKPLRKNATDDDVHKYNEKLEAAKSKAVRHLILIRHGQYNLDGTTDDERYLTEIGRTQANLTGQRLKVLDIKWDKMIRSTMTRAQETGKIISTELAMNFPIENCSLIEEGAPIQPQPAVGHWAPEPSQFFQDGARIEAGFRKYFHRADAKQEKDSYTLMVCHANVIRYFVCRAMQFPPEAWLRLSLNHASITWLSILPSGRVILRSMGDSGHMPPKFVTSR, encoded by the exons ATGACAAACTTGGCTCGAATTCAAAAACTCGCTGCTTTGGCAGTTGGTGGTGCCGGCGGAGTCGCGATTTATCTCTACGCAGTTAAGCGAGAACAGTCAccatttgttgaaaattcgtGGACAACAAATGTAGTTGTGCCGGATGAGGCTAAATGGGATTTCAATTGGGATCA TCGTGACCCAAAAAGCATCGTGAAACCATTGCGTAAAAACGCTACGGACGACGATGTTCACAAAtacaatgaaaaattagaaGCGGCCAAATCGAAAGCAGTTCGTCATTTGATATTGATCCGTCATGGTCAATACAATTTGGACGGGACCACTGACGATGAACGCTACCTCACGGAGATTG GAAGAACTCAGGCTAACCTAACCGGTCAGCGATTGAAAGTTCTGGATATCAAATGGGACAAGATGATTCGATCGACAATGACTCGGGCTCAGGAAACTGGAAAGATAATCTCAACCGAACTAGCGATGAATTTTCCGATCGAAAATTGTTCGCTGATTGAGGAAGGAGCTCCCATACAGCCGCAGCCGGCTGTCGGTCATTGGGCTCCGGAACCGTCT CAGTTTTTCCAAGACGGAGCTAGAATCGAAGCTGGATTCCGGAAGTATTTCCATCGGGCCGATGCCAAGCAAGAGAAAGATTCGTATACATTGATGGTGTGCCATGCAAATGTTATACGATATTTTGTGTGCCG TGCGATGCAATTTCCGCCTGAAGCATGGCTACGCTTGTCGCTAAATCATGCATCCATCACATGGTTGAGTATTCTTCCATCGGGACGTGTTATTCTGCGCTCGATGGGTGATTCTGGACACATGCCACCGAAATTCGTTACGTCCAGATAG
- the LOC119076706 gene encoding serine/threonine-protein phosphatase Pgam5, mitochondrial-like isoform X2, with protein MTNLARIQKLAALAVGGAGGVAIYLYAVKREQSPFVENSWTTNVVVPDEAKWDFNWDHRDPKSIVKPLRKNATDDDVHKYNEKLEAAKSKAVRHLILIRHGQYNLDGTTDDERYLTEIGRTQANLTGQRLKVLDIKWDKMIRSTMTRAQETGKIISTELAMNFPIENCSLIEEGAPIQPQPAVGHWAPEPSFFQDGARIEAGFRKYFHRADAKQEKDSYTLMVCHANVIRYFVCRAMQFPPEAWLRLSLNHASITWLSILPSGRVILRSMGDSGHMPPKFVTSR; from the exons ATGACAAACTTGGCTCGAATTCAAAAACTCGCTGCTTTGGCAGTTGGTGGTGCCGGCGGAGTCGCGATTTATCTCTACGCAGTTAAGCGAGAACAGTCAccatttgttgaaaattcgtGGACAACAAATGTAGTTGTGCCGGATGAGGCTAAATGGGATTTCAATTGGGATCA TCGTGACCCAAAAAGCATCGTGAAACCATTGCGTAAAAACGCTACGGACGACGATGTTCACAAAtacaatgaaaaattagaaGCGGCCAAATCGAAAGCAGTTCGTCATTTGATATTGATCCGTCATGGTCAATACAATTTGGACGGGACCACTGACGATGAACGCTACCTCACGGAGATTG GAAGAACTCAGGCTAACCTAACCGGTCAGCGATTGAAAGTTCTGGATATCAAATGGGACAAGATGATTCGATCGACAATGACTCGGGCTCAGGAAACTGGAAAGATAATCTCAACCGAACTAGCGATGAATTTTCCGATCGAAAATTGTTCGCTGATTGAGGAAGGAGCTCCCATACAGCCGCAGCCGGCTGTCGGTCATTGGGCTCCGGAACCGTCT TTTTTCCAAGACGGAGCTAGAATCGAAGCTGGATTCCGGAAGTATTTCCATCGGGCCGATGCCAAGCAAGAGAAAGATTCGTATACATTGATGGTGTGCCATGCAAATGTTATACGATATTTTGTGTGCCG TGCGATGCAATTTCCGCCTGAAGCATGGCTACGCTTGTCGCTAAATCATGCATCCATCACATGGTTGAGTATTCTTCCATCGGGACGTGTTATTCTGCGCTCGATGGGTGATTCTGGACACATGCCACCGAAATTCGTTACGTCCAGATAG
- the LOC119076712 gene encoding uncharacterized protein LOC119076712 produces MNQDKKKKVIPPPIGTYISPQTRQNIWQACSNVVATPEELASKILVPFPECLRRLREMGAAAQSKKDIAQSSRLSESKADVKKVPTLGVSMEDGAIVTAFSETTECVNNVHLIKIEGTPAASDIKPTGRLLSQMIVDRMNLALLSMQCRVTPLFPPDLTTNKTIPKVIRRRGPPIPQLGRLAPKRKMFALVNTTQKPRSDDMQTAGKGLTNEGTEPLSENTSAIEDHAAVFGDIQMKVELIELDSN; encoded by the exons atgaatcag gataagaaaaaaaaggtcaTTCCACCACCCATTGGAACATACATCTCTCCCCAAACACGGCAAAACATATGGCAGGCATGTTCGAATGTTGTAGCTACACCCGAAGAATTGGCATCGAAAATCCTTGTGCCGTTTCCAGAATGTCTACGTAGATTACGTGAAATGGGAGCAGCAGCTCAATCAAAGAAAGATATTGCGCAAAGTTCACGCCTAAGTGAATCGAAGGCAGATGTGAAGAAAGTTCCAACCTTAGGTGTATCAATGGAAGATGGGGCGATAGTTACAGCCTTCAGTGAAACGACCGAATGTGTGAACAATGTTCACCTTATCAAAATTGAGG GAACCCCGGCAGCAAGCGACATAAAACCGACGGGACGACTTCTTTCACAGATGATTGTTGACAGAATGAACTTGGCGTTGCTTAGTATGCAGTGCCGAGTAACGCCTCTGTTTCCACCAGATTTAACGACAAATAAAACGATTCCCAAAGTGATACGGCGTCGTGGGCCACCAATACCTCAGCTGGGACGTCTGGctccgaaaagaaaaatgtttgctttGGTGAACACAACTCAAAAGCCGCGATCCGATGACATGCAAACCGCTGGTAAAGGTTTGACGAATGAAGGCACCGAGCCTCTGTCCGAGAATACATCCGCAATTGAGGACCATGCGGCAGTTTTTggagatatccaaatgaaagTAGAGCTAATAGAGCTTGACAGTAATTAA
- the LOC119076710 gene encoding neo-calmodulin, giving the protein MTRHTNDSPDNATPTEDTAEQTTPITPPPAASVVRFNRDLSIDSVPPRSAASSSDGVFFGNRKGIDATNNRKLISKSKMKEFREAFRLFDKDGDGSITKEELGSVMRSLGQFARVEELQEMLQEIDIDGDGNVSFEEFVDILSNITDATTETSADQEERELRDAFRVFDKHNRGYITASDLRAVLQCLGEDLDEDEIEDMIKEVDVDGDGKIDFYEFVHALGEPEDSQDIDEEDDFVNSPLPTPKSTDPSFSDILSQ; this is encoded by the exons ATG ACTCGACACACAAATGACTCACCCGACAATGCCACTCCGACAGAAGATACAGCCGAACAGACAACACCTATCACACCGCCGCCAGCGGCTAGTGTTGTTCGTTTTAACCGTGACTTAAGCATTGACTCGGTTCCGCCGAGAAGTGCAGCATCCAGCTCTGATGGCGTATTTTTTGGTAATCGTAAAGGAATTGATGCAACGAATAATCGTAAATTAATAtcgaaaagtaaaatgaaag AATTTCGTGAAGCTTTCCGACTATTTGATAAAGATGGTGATGGATCCATAACGAAGGAAGAACTAGGTAGTGTGATGCGATCGCTTGGTCAATTTGCTAGAGTTGAAGAATTACAAGAGATGCTTCAAGAAATTGACATCGATG GCGATGGCAACGTTAGTTTCGAAGAATTCGTGGATATTCTTTCGAATATCACCGACGCAACTACCGAAACGTCGGCCGACCAAGAAGAACGAGAATTAAGGGACGCTTTTCGTGTGTTTGATAAGCATAATCGAGGCTATATCACTGCGTCTGATTTGCGTGCGGTTCTGCAATGTTTAGGCGAAGATTTAGATGAAGACGAGA ttgAGGACATGATCAAGGAGGTTGATGTGGATGGAGATggtaaaatagatttttacgaatttgtaCATGCGCTCGGCGAGCCAGAAGATTCGCAAGACATTGACGAGGAGGATGACTTTGTAAATTCACCATTACCCACACCAAAGTCAACTGATCCATCATTCAGTGACATTCTgtctcaatga
- the LOC119076674 gene encoding uncharacterized protein LOC119076674, whose product MISKGTVLRLLVGVLAITFSHCLSSEQELEIDSLVRDVFMAESDIPGVGVTIVENFGESTFSKGYGHSDIDRNITADENTKFCIASITKTFTATLVMKVLSETFPELGPAVIDTPLRILHPNGTFMFSDRFRYETMSFRDLLSHRVAVQTESFGSSAGAFKDIDEFTFRSRYAPEVASFRAGGFYSNTLLALAGTLIAEIAEQPYEELLQDFFDQLEMNDSILIDEQTNYDQVVNMSRGYFIEYGVVKQLNSALINRVFVGAPSGGIITTANDMAKYMTFHLNNGRVGDRQIVSQEALLWMRQPAAPLDFMQFRSVNSSMVAGSYAMGSGVQLGVFDGWEFVSHTGQWVTFQSELRIYPRLGFATFSVNNGPIHLSNSRYDHFFLQNSFFAIVNGLSSGVKINPTNQHLGQRLRDATLETLEKYLAGRQLPSQNINQESYVGNFGHPVEGDMEITLRNETLYFRFGIWASGYLNQHPTYPVYYVIWDSDFVQDIYFAAGGLIDIFFSFESENTFSVIFEQVTTFQRGLSLDTLPLIPWEPESCAPGQEEEEEND is encoded by the exons ATGATTTCTAAGGGCACCGTTTTGAGACTACTTGTGGGAGTGTTAGCTATTACATTTAGTCATTGCTTAAGTTCAGAACAAGAATTGGAAATCGACTCGTTGGTGAGAGATGTCTTCATGGCTGAGAGTGACATTCCTGGAGTCGGAGTGACgattgttgaaaatttcggAGAATCAACTTTCTCGAAAGGGTATGGTCATTCCGATATCGATAGGAACATTACAGCTGatgaaaatactaaattttgCATTGCATCTATTACAAAG ACATTTACCGCAACACTTGTCATGAAAGTTCTTAGCGAAACATTCCCAGAATTGGGACCAGCTGTTATCGACACTCCGTTGAGGATATTACATCCAAATGGTACATTTATGTTTAGTGATAGGTTCCGATACGAGACCATGTCTTTTCGTGATTTATTAAGTCATCGTGTGGCGGTACAAACTGAGTCTTTCGGGTCATCTGCAGGTGCTTTCAAGGATATTGACGAGTTCACTTT TCGGAGTCGATATGCACCGGAAGTAGCTTCATTTCGTGCAGGAGGTTTCTATTCCAACACACTGTTAGCGTTAGCAGGAACTTTGATTGCCGAAATTGCAGAACAGCCGTATGAAGAACTC TTACAAGACTTTTTCGATCAATTGGAAATGAATGACAGTATCTTAATTGATGAACAAACGAATTACGATCAAGTGGTGAACATGTCGAGAGGTTACTTCATCGAATACGGTGTGGTGAAACAACTAAATTCTGCATTGATAAA CCGCGTATTCGTTGGGGCTCCGTCTGGTGGTATAATAACTACGGCAAATGATATGGCGAAATATATGACGTTTCACTTGAATAATGGCAGGGTAGGAGATAGGCAAATTGTTTCCCAG GAAGCTTTACTTTGGATGCGTCAGCCAGCAGCTCCTCTTGATTTCATGCAATTTAGATCCGTTAATTCATCAATGGTAGCTGGATCTTATGCTATGGGTAGTGGAGTTCAACTTGGTGTTTTTGATG GATGGGAATTCGTGAGTCACACCGGACAATGGGTCACTTTTCAGTCGGAACTTCGCATTTATCCTCGACTCGGTTTTGCAACATTCTCAGTGAACAACGGGCCAATACATCTTTCAAACAGTCGTTACGACCATTTTTTCTTGCAGAATTCGTTTTTCGCCATTGTTAACG GCTTAAGTTCCGGTGTAAAAATCAACCCAACCAACCAGCACCTAGGTCAGAGACTACGTGATGCCACATTGGAAACActggaaaaatatttagcTGGAAGACAATTGCCGTCACAAAATATAAACCAAGAGTCTTATGTGGGAAACTTCGGACACCCTGTTGAAG GCGATATGGAAATTACATTAAGAAATGAAACGTTGTACTTCCGTTTCGGAATTTGGGCTTCAGGCTATTTGAATCAGCATCCAACGTATCCGGTTTACTACGTCATCTGGGACAGTGACTTTGTGCAAGATATTTATTTCGCTGCTGGTGGTTTAATTGATATATTCTTCTCGTTTGAAAGTGAGAATACTTTCAGTGTCATTTTTGAGCAAGTAACAACTTTCCAGAGAGGTCTATCACTGGATACTCTTCCACTAATTCCCTGGGAACCAGAATCATGTGCTCCAGGacaagaggaagaagaagaaaatgacTAA
- the LOC119076704 gene encoding vacuolar protein sorting-associated protein 37A, which produces MARLTPDARQRQIDTLKIFNDNVNEVTPNEEYSIGFMSSNRQFHLNVYLSSSFPNEKPKLHIAPSINHQWVDGTTGEIQNAPGLLNFTIHSDLGRVVHAIIREFERFPPLLWSNEMVTSPMQAITLPTVVDMPELSGLSIEELRLLDENEEHLNDFVEDMSAVQSLTDELDGLIGEVEAITDGNMCKMDKYNELRQSIADGYAKLRNVGDKWDVASKKYLEKTEEFSPLHIKELLQIAVSSADTKCEQHVENFLNGRIDVQTFLDDYTKSKRLSALRKAKEERLTHQLNALERAAQ; this is translated from the exons ATGGCAAGATTGACGCCAGATGCACGGCAGCGTCAGATTGACACTCTGAAAATATTCAACGACAA TGTCAATGAAGTAACACCGAACGAGGAATATTCAATTGGCTTCATGTCATCGAATCGACAATTCCACTTAAACGTTTATCTATCTTCAAGTTTCCCAAACGAAAAGCCAAAATTGCACATTGCACCATCGATAAATCATCAATGGGTAGACGGGACGACGGGGGAAATACAAAACGCACCAGGTCTACTGAAC TTTACAATTCATTCGGATCTGGGACGTGTGGTGCATGCCATTATACGCGAATTTGAACGATTTCCACCGTTGTTATGGTCGAATGAAATGGTTACCAGTCCGATGCAAGCTATTACATTACCAACCGTTGTGGATATGCCAGAACTGTCTGGACTATCCATCGAAGAGTTACGGTTGCTGGATGAGAACGAAGAGcatttgaatgattttgttgaagaTATGAGCGCCGTTCAATCGTTGACCGACGAACTGGATGGATTGATTGGCGAGGTGGAAGCAATAACAG ATGGAAATATGTGCAAAATGGACAAATATAATGAGCTAAGACAGTCAATAGCGGATGGTTATGCTAAGCTTCGAAATGTTGGCGACAAGTGGGACGTTGCCagtaagaaatatttggagaaAACCGAAGAATTTTCACCTCTTCATATTAAA GAACTACTTCAAATTGCTGTTTCATCAGCGGATACGAAATGCGAACAGCAtgtcgaaaattttctcaacgGTCGAATTGATGTGCAAACCTTTTTGGACGACTACACGAAGTCAAAGAGATTGAGTGCTCTGCGTAAAGCGAAAGAAGAACGACTGACCCATCAACTGAATGCATTAGAAAGGGCGGCACAGTGA